The proteins below come from a single Paracoccus sp. SCSIO 75233 genomic window:
- a CDS encoding alpha-ketoacid dehydrogenase subunit alpha/beta — protein MDRAEIVHENFLRRVADGDLPPGSPPSGPLFASEAVGIYRAACLSRALDRQSRAMQKAGQGFYTIGSSGHEGMAAVAAALCPTDTAFLHYRDAAFQIARAAQVPGQSIAWDMLLSFASSSEDPISGGRHKVLGSKALSIPPQTSTIASHLPKAVGAAYSIGAASRHRPEHQEFPDDSIVYCSFGDASANHSTAQGAFNTAQWTSFQSIPLPLLFVCEDNGIGISTKTPRGWIAQSFAHRPGMRYFACNGLDIFETYRVANEAAAWVRHRRKPAFLHVGTVRLYGHAGADMPTTYMPREEVEAEEANDPLLHMVRLLDQAGAMTPAEALSVYEQSCARVARIAEEAITRPRLRTAGEVMASLIPPKRKCKPTNGPTADARAAAFGGDLKALDEPQIMSRLINWALTDLMLEHGEITLMGEDVGRKGGVYGVTQKLAARFGASRVIDTLLDEQSILGLAIGMAQNGFIPMPEIQFLAYLHNAEDQLRGEAATLPFFSNGQYTNPMVVRIAGLGYQKGFGGHFHNDNSVAVLRDIPGLVLACPSNGADAAKMLRECVRLAREEQRLVVFLEPIALYPMRDLHAPKDGGWMQRYPARNERVSLGEVGVHGEGKDLAIVTFGNGVYLSRQAEARLAKAGVKTRIIDMRWLSPLPAQALIDATDGAEHILIVDETRRSGGVAEALMALFSERTSVPHARITAEDSFIATGPAYAATMPSADSIFDAAMALVEAEK, from the coding sequence ATGGATCGTGCAGAGATCGTACACGAGAATTTTCTGCGCAGGGTCGCGGATGGCGATCTGCCGCCGGGCAGCCCGCCATCCGGGCCGCTTTTCGCAAGCGAGGCAGTTGGTATTTACCGTGCCGCTTGCTTGTCCCGTGCGCTGGATCGGCAGAGCCGCGCGATGCAGAAGGCGGGGCAGGGGTTCTACACCATCGGATCGTCCGGGCATGAGGGAATGGCAGCGGTTGCAGCCGCGCTGTGCCCGACAGACACGGCATTCCTGCATTATCGAGATGCTGCCTTCCAGATCGCGCGTGCCGCGCAGGTTCCCGGACAGTCCATTGCCTGGGATATGTTGCTGAGTTTTGCGTCATCCTCTGAAGATCCGATTTCGGGCGGGCGGCACAAGGTTCTGGGGTCGAAGGCGCTTTCAATACCGCCGCAGACATCGACCATTGCGTCTCATCTGCCGAAAGCTGTTGGCGCGGCTTACTCCATTGGGGCAGCGTCTCGTCACCGGCCCGAGCATCAGGAATTTCCGGACGACTCCATCGTCTACTGTTCGTTCGGGGACGCGTCGGCCAATCATTCTACGGCACAGGGTGCGTTCAATACCGCGCAATGGACGTCCTTTCAGTCGATCCCGCTGCCATTGCTGTTCGTTTGTGAAGACAACGGGATCGGGATTTCCACCAAGACCCCGAGGGGCTGGATCGCGCAAAGCTTCGCGCATCGCCCCGGCATGCGGTATTTCGCCTGCAACGGGCTCGATATCTTCGAAACCTATCGCGTTGCGAATGAGGCGGCGGCTTGGGTCCGGCACCGTCGCAAACCGGCGTTTCTGCATGTCGGGACGGTCCGGCTATATGGTCATGCCGGTGCCGATATGCCGACCACCTATATGCCGCGCGAAGAGGTCGAGGCGGAGGAGGCCAATGATCCGCTTCTGCATATGGTCCGGCTTCTGGATCAGGCCGGAGCCATGACGCCTGCGGAGGCGCTGTCTGTTTATGAGCAAAGCTGCGCGCGCGTGGCCCGTATCGCGGAGGAGGCAATCACTCGCCCAAGGCTGCGAACCGCCGGTGAGGTGATGGCGAGCCTGATCCCGCCGAAGCGGAAGTGCAAGCCCACGAACGGTCCGACGGCGGATGCGCGCGCGGCGGCGTTTGGTGGCGATCTGAAGGCGCTGGATGAGCCGCAGATCATGTCGCGACTTATCAACTGGGCGCTGACCGACCTGATGCTGGAGCACGGCGAAATCACGCTGATGGGCGAAGATGTCGGTCGCAAAGGCGGGGTATACGGCGTTACGCAGAAGCTTGCGGCACGGTTCGGGGCGAGCCGGGTCATAGACACGCTGCTGGATGAACAATCCATACTCGGCCTCGCGATCGGCATGGCCCAGAACGGCTTCATCCCGATGCCCGAGATTCAGTTCCTCGCCTATCTGCACAACGCCGAGGATCAGTTGCGGGGGGAGGCGGCGACATTGCCTTTCTTCTCGAATGGGCAATACACCAATCCGATGGTCGTGCGGATCGCGGGGCTTGGCTATCAGAAGGGTTTCGGCGGGCACTTCCACAACGATAACTCGGTTGCGGTCCTGCGCGACATTCCGGGGCTTGTTCTCGCATGTCCCTCCAACGGTGCCGATGCGGCGAAGATGCTGCGCGAATGCGTGCGGCTGGCACGGGAGGAACAGCGGTTGGTAGTGTTTCTGGAGCCGATTGCCCTTTACCCGATGCGGGATCTTCACGCGCCGAAAGACGGCGGCTGGATGCAGCGCTACCCGGCGCGGAATGAGCGGGTTTCGCTTGGGGAGGTTGGCGTGCACGGCGAGGGCAAGGATCTCGCTATCGTCACCTTCGGCAATGGCGTCTATCTGTCCCGGCAGGCCGAGGCGCGGCTGGCGAAGGCTGGCGTCAAGACACGGATCATAGATATGCGCTGGCTGTCGCCGCTGCCAGCGCAGGCGCTGATCGACGCGACGGACGGGGCTGAACATATCCTGATCGTTGATGAAACCCGGCGCAGCGGCGGGGTTGCGGAGGCGCTTATGGCGCTGTTCAGCGAACGGACATCGGTCCCTCACGCGCGGATCACGGCGGAGGACAGCTTCATTGCGACAGGTCCGGCCTATGCCGCGACGATGCCTTCCGCCGATAGTATCTTCGATGCGGCGATGGCCTTGGTGGAGGCTGAAAAATGA
- a CDS encoding ACP S-malonyltransferase: MKTAVVICPGRGTYNKAELGYLSRHFPDKPLLASFDSRREALGQESLSALDGAARYSVARHTRGDNASALIYAATLGDFRAIDRDTVEIVAVTGNSMGWYSALACGGALSAEAGFDVVNTMGTLMQESLIGGQLVHPFLGEDWRPDAARKAELLGKIAEINARPGNALTLSIDLGGMLVLAGNEAGLSAFEDAVPPEQGRFPMRLSNHAAFHSTMQAPVAAQGRTRLSPDLFQQPDLPLIDGCGAIWWPGATDAHALWDYTLGHQVTETYDFTHAIRIAAREFAPDLFIITGPGNSLGGAVAQSLLLSQWRGMGSKDDFQKHQQQAPLMVSMGLEDQRGIVMKGD, translated from the coding sequence ATGAAAACCGCAGTCGTGATCTGCCCCGGACGGGGGACCTATAACAAGGCGGAGTTGGGCTATCTTTCGCGCCATTTCCCTGACAAGCCGCTGCTCGCATCTTTCGATAGCCGTCGCGAGGCCCTCGGTCAGGAAAGCCTCAGCGCGCTTGACGGTGCCGCGCGATATTCGGTGGCCCGGCACACGCGTGGGGATAATGCATCCGCCCTGATCTATGCTGCAACGCTGGGCGATTTCCGGGCCATCGACCGGGACACCGTGGAGATCGTGGCGGTCACCGGCAATTCGATGGGCTGGTATTCTGCCCTTGCCTGCGGCGGTGCGCTGTCCGCTGAGGCGGGGTTTGATGTCGTTAACACGATGGGAACGCTGATGCAGGAGTCGCTGATCGGCGGACAACTCGTGCATCCGTTTCTGGGCGAGGACTGGAGACCTGACGCGGCGCGTAAGGCAGAACTTCTCGGCAAGATCGCGGAGATCAATGCCCGCCCCGGCAACGCCCTGACGCTGTCCATCGACCTTGGCGGGATGCTGGTGCTTGCGGGAAACGAAGCCGGGCTGAGTGCCTTCGAGGATGCGGTTCCGCCGGAGCAGGGCCGGTTTCCGATGCGGCTGTCCAATCACGCGGCCTTCCACTCTACCATGCAAGCTCCGGTGGCCGCGCAGGGCCGGACGCGGCTTTCGCCTGATCTCTTCCAGCAACCCGATCTGCCGCTGATCGACGGTTGCGGTGCTATCTGGTGGCCGGGGGCGACCGATGCCCATGCGCTCTGGGACTATACGCTCGGCCATCAGGTGACGGAGACATACGACTTCACCCATGCCATCCGGATCGCTGCACGGGAATTCGCGCCGGACCTGTTCATCATCACCGGGCCCGGGAACTCGCTCGGCGGGGCGGTCGCGCAAAGCCTGCTCCTGAGCCAGTGGCGCGGGATGGGATCGAAAGACGATTTTCAGAAACATCAACAACAGGCGCCGCTCATGGTCTCTATGGGTTTGGAGGATCAGCGCGGCATCGTGATGAAGGGAGACTGA